In Halobacterium noricense, the genomic stretch GTCCCGAGCTCGTTCTGAATGAACTTCAGCACGTGGTCCTGCTCGCGGCCGAGTCGGTCGAGCGTGTCTTGGAAGTTCTCGTACACCGTGACGTTGCCTTCCTCGCGGACGTTCGGCTCCGGAACCTCGAACCGGCTCTCGCTGCCCGCGACGTCGGGCTTCTCCTGCATCGCGCGGTCGAGTTGCTCCTCGTAATCCATACCCCAACGAAGTAGCGGCCCGCACAAAAGCCTTTCAAAAGCCCGGGTTGCCCCGATTTCGGCCCGTACAGTCGAGACCCGTGGTAACAGCTCTCAGGATAATACTATAACCCCGTGACCGTTAGAATTGGCTGCCATGAAGAAGCAGGAGCTCATCCACCTCCACGGCCTCCTCGCAGAGGTCGGGAACTACTACGAGGAGTGCAAGTCCGACGAGATTTCCCTCGACGAGTACGAGGACCTCGGCGTACGACCGACATCGATTCACAAATCGAAGACTGACCACAAAGCGGCTGTTTTCGCGCTCGCGGGCGGCATCACTTCGGCGATGGACGAACCCGAGGAACAGGAAGCCGTCCCCGCCCAAGCTGACTAACGTAGCGACACGCGACGTCTCCTCACACCCACTACCTCCCCAGCGACAGCGTTACGCCCCGTCCGCCCCGCCTTCGGACTCCCCGCTCTCCCCCTCCTCGCTGCCTTCCTCCTCGACGGTCAGCACTTCCAGCGGGATGTTCTCCAGGCGCTGGCCGATCTCCTTGCGGGCAATACGGGAGGCGTGTTCGTTCCGTTCGACGTTGAACACGCTCATCTCCAGTTCGAGCGCGACCAGACTCTCGTCGGCCGCGACGAACGCGGGGTCGAGTTCGTCCCCGCAGTGCGGGCACGTCCGCTCGCCCATGCTGATTTCGACGTAGTTGAGGTCCGGGTTCAGGAGCTCGCCGGTCTTCGCGATGGCGATGCGCACCGCGTCGTCAGGGGTCTCGACGTCGTAGACGGGGATTGCGGCCTCGACGACCACCCTACAATCCATGGCTACGTGAGACGTTCACGCGCAACGTAGAAGAACTTTGGCCCGGAACCGAACCCGTCTTCCCCCAGCGCCGCCAAGCCCGCCCGAGATGGAGCGCGGCGCTATTCCGACCGACGAGATTGCCGGCGCGGTCGACGTCCAAGCCACCCTGGAGAGCGGACAGACGTACCTCTGGTGGCGGCCCGACGGCACCACCTACGAGACCGACGGCGCGTCCGGCGGGAGCGCGTGGTACCGCACGGTCGTCGACGGTGACGTCGTGGAAGTCCGTCAGACCGACACCGCAATCGAGTGGCAGTCCACGACCGACGCGGACCCGCTCGTCCGCGAGCTGCTCGGCCTGAACGACGACCTCCACGAGATTCGCGCCGCCGCGACTGACGACGACCTCACGACAGCTGCATGGGACGCCTACGACGGCCTCCGCATCGTCCGCGACCCGTTCTTCGGCTGCCTGATTTCGTTCATCTGCTCGGCGCAGATGCGCGTCGAACGCATCTTCGCGATGCAGGAGTCGCTCCGCGAGCACTACGGCGAACCTATCGACTACGACGGCGAGACCGTCCACGCGTTCCCCGACCCCGAGGCGCTGGCGGCCGCTACCGAGGAAGACCTCCGCGAGCTGAAACTCGGCTACCGCGCGCCGTACGTCCAGCGCACCGCCGAGATGGTCGCCACCGGCGACCTCACCCAGCGGGACGTGCAGGGCCGCGCGTACGAGCTCGCTCGCGAGCGACTCACGGAGTTCGTCGGCGTCGGCGACAAGGTCGCGGACTGCGTGCTGTTGTTCTCGCTGGGCTACCTCGAAGCCGTCCCACTGGACACGTGGATTCGTTCGGCCATCGAGGAGCACTACCCGGACTGCGACCGCGGCAACTACGCCGACACCTCCTGCGAGATTCGGGAGCAACTCGGCCCGTACGCCGGCTACACGCAGACGTACTTGTTCCACTATCTCCGGTCGGGCGGCGACGAGTAGGCGCGCGTAGCTTTTTGGCGATTGCCGTCCCACCCCACTGCATGAGCGAGCGGACTCGCGCACGCGTGCTGGTCTCCGGGAAAGTGCAGGGCGTCTACTTCCGGGCGAACACCCGCGAGCAGGCCCGCGAACGCGGCGTCGACGGCTGGGTGCGGAATCTCCGGGACGGCCGCGTCGAAGCGGTCTTCGAGGGCCCAGACGAAACCGTCGAGGCGATGGTGGAGTGGTGCCACGAAGGCAGTCCCGCAGCACGCGTCGACGACGTCGAAGCCGAGTACGACGACCCCGAGGGTGTCGACGGCTTCGAGATTCGCCGGTAGCGCCGGACCATACGCGGAGTTTTTACGGCGGCCCACGTCGAACGTCCAACCATGATTACCAGCGAGCGGATGGCCGCCGTCGACCGGAACGCGGCGGCGGTCGGCGTGCCGCGCAAGCAGTTGATGGAGTCCAGCGGGAACGCCGTCGCGCGCGCCGTCCGCGAGACCGCCGCCGCGGGCGCGAGCGTCGCTGTGGTCGCGGGTCGCGGGAACAACGGCGGGGACGCGTTCGTCGCAGCCAGATTCCTGAGCGAGTACGACGTCACCGTCCACCTGCTCGGACGGCCCGAGACCATCACCACGGACATCAGTCGGGAGAACTGGGACGCGCTCCAACAGGCCGAACTCCCCACAGAGGTCGTGAACGACTCGAAGACGCTGGCGCTCGGCGACCCGGACGTCGTCGTGGACGCAGTACTCGGAACTGGCGTCTCGGGCGCGCCACGCGAGCCCGAAGCCTCCGCTATCGAAGCCGTCAACGCGGCGGACGCGCCAGTCGTCGCCGTGGACGTACCCTCGGGAATGGACGCCGACACGGGCGAGACGCCGGGCGTCGCTGTCGACGCCGACTGCGTGGTGACGTTCCACGACGTGAAGCCCGCGCTCGCGGACCGCGAGGACGTCACGGTCGCGGATATCGGCATCCCGGAAGCCGCGGAACTGTTCGTCGGCCCGGGCGACCTCCAGCAGCTCGAACGCGACCCGCACGCCCACAAGGGCGACTTCGGGCGCGTGCTCGTCGTCGGGGGTGGCCCCTACACCGGCGCGCCCGCGCTGAGCGCACAGGCGGCGCTGCGAGCCGGCGCAGACCTCGCGTACCTCGCGGTCCCCGACAGCATCGCCGAGACCGTGCAGGGGTACAGCGAGAACCTCATCGTGGACTCCTACGTCGGCACGCGCCTGCTCCCCGAGCACGTCGACGAGATTCTGGACCGCGCCGCGGACGTCGACGTGGTCGTCTTGGGGCCGGGCCTCGGAGATTCGGACGACACGCTCGCAGCGGTCCGGAAGTTCCTCGCGGCCTACGACGATCGCGCCGTCGTCGACGCCGACGCGCTCCAAGCCGTCCCCGAAGTCGAGACGGACGCGGACCTCGTTTGCACGCCCCATCAAGGGGAACTCGAGAAGATGGGGGGGCCGGGCGCGGCCGACCGAGAGGATGCCGCGGAATCCGCGAGCGGCGATTCGGGAGCCGCGAGCAGCGAAGAGGACTGGCGCGAGCGCGCGACCGACGGTCAGGGGGTCGCGGAACGACGAGCGGGGAGCGATGCGACCCGTGAGCGCGCCGATGCAGTCGAGGACTTCGCCGCGGACCTCGGGCAGACGCTGCTCGTGAAGGGCGCGTACGACGTGGTCTCGGACGGCGAGACGACGCGCGTCAACCGCACCGGGAACCCGGGGATGACCGTCGGCGGCACCGGCGACGTGCTCGCGGGTGCGACGGCCGCGATGTTCTCCACGCTCGACCCCGTCCCTGCGGCGAGTATCGGCGCGTACGCAAACGGCGACGCCGGCGACCAGGTGGTCGACGAGCACGACTACGGCCTGCTCGCCACCGACTTACTGGATGCGCTGCCCGCGGCGCTGTGGGGTGGTCGCGATGAGTGACCGCGAGGCCGACGGGACGGAGGCCTCGGAACGAGGGAGCGGCGAATCCGCGACCCGCGAGGCCGACGCTCCAGAGGACGAACTCACGCACACCACGGCGGAGGGGGACGTGCAAATGGTCGACGTCGGGGACAAGCCGGACACAGCTCGCCGGGCGGTCGCGCGCGGCGAGATTCAGCTCTCCGCGTCGACCGTCGAGGCGATTCGCGGCGACGAAATCGGGAAGGGCGACGTGCTCGCGACCGCGCGCGTCGGCGCCGTCCAGGCGGTCAAGCACACGTGGGAGACGATTCCGATGTGCCACCAGATTCCGATTACGAACGTCGAGACCGACTTCGACGTGCGCGAGGACGGCGTGGTGTTGGAGGTCGCCGTCGAGACGACCGGGAAGACCGGCTGCGAGATGGAAGCCTTGGAAGGTGTGACGACCGGCTTGAACGTCGTCTGGGACATGGTGAAGGCCGCAGAGAAGGACGACGACGGGCAGTACCCCGGCACGGCTATCGAGGGCGTGGAAGTGGTCCGAAAGGAGAAACGAAAACTGGACTGACGGCTACTCCGCGTCGAGGTCGGCTGCCTCGTCCTCGTATTCGAGCGCGTACGGTTCGAGGTCGTGTTCCTCCCGCCACCGCCGGCTGCGCTCTTCGCGGCTCAACTGCTCGTCGTCAGCTACGCCGGAACTCATGGTTCTGTGTTCGTCGGGAAGCCGTATCGTTCTTTCCCCCACAAGCAGGCGGCCGGAACGGCGGCGTAGACCACTGGTACGAGGGCGAGCGGCGGGGTCGCAACGACACAGCCGGCGGCCACAGACGTGAACAGTACGCCCGCGACCGACGCCCAGACCGCGTCGCCGAACAGCGACGCCTCCGTCAGATACTCACACAGGAATCCGACCGTCGCCGCAGCGAGGTACGGGACGACTGCGACGACGCCGGAGAGCGAGATATCCGATACTGCGATACTGGCCGCCAATAGTCCGATTTTGACGAGGTCTATCGCGCGCTGGTTGACGTTTCGGTGGGCCGCTAGTTGGTTCCGGAGCGTCTCTCGGAGCCCCTCGCTGGAACTCCGGAGCACCTCCTCGCGTTCGTCAACGGACACACGACACCGCTGGTCCGGTCTTCGAACAAAAAGCTACGGCTACGCTTGTGCGACGAGCTCGCTGGCCTTCGCGCGTGACTTCTCGACGACGGTCGGAAGTGCCTCGAAGTCGACGACGACCTGCTCGTCGCCGTAGTCGACGTCGCGGACGTGGGCGTGGTCGTGGACCCACGACACCACGCTCATCGTCTCGTCGGTCATCGGGAGCACGAGCGTCTCGCGCTCGCGCGGCGGCAACTCGGCGTCGATGCGGGCTCGCAGCGCGTCCACGTTGATACCGTCGCGGCCGCTGACCGCGATTGGGTTCGGCGCGAGCGCGGATAGCGCCTCCTGCTTCTCCGCGAGTTCGTCGTCGTCGACCTTGTCCACCTTGTTGAACACGGTAACGATGGGCGCTTCGTTGCGCTCGTAGAGCGTGTCGTGGCTCGTCACGAGCTTCTCGCGAATCTCGTCGATGGACTCGCTGGCGTCGACCACGAGCAACACGAGGTCCGCCTGGTAGACAGATTCGAGCGTGGACTTGAACGACTCCACGAGCCAGTGCGGGAGGTCGCTGATGAACCCGACCGTGTCCGTCAACAGGACGTCCCGGCGGTCCATATCCAGCCGGCGCGTCGTCGTCCCCAGCGTCGTGAACAGCTGGTTCTGGGACTCGGCGGTAGTGTCGAGGTCGGGATGGAGGTCTTCGTTCTCGTCGACGTCGAGGTCGTCGGCGAGCCGGCGCAGCAGCGTCGACTTCCCGGCGTTCGTGTAGCCCGCCAGCGCCACCAGTTCGAAGCCGGACTCGCGGCGCGTCTCGCGGCGCTGCTGCTCGGTCTTCTCGATGCTCGCGAGCTCGTCCCGGATGCGGCTGATCTGGGCTTTGATGTCCTGCTCGCGGCTCTCGTCGTACTCCCCCAGGCCCATGAAGCCGGGGCGTTCGTCGCGCTTTGCGAGGCTCGTCTTCGCTTCCGCGCGCGGCAGCTCGTAGCGCAGCTCCGCGAGCTCGACCTGTAGCTGGGCCTTCCGCGTGTGCGCGCGCTGCCCGAAGATGTCGAGGATGAGCCGGAAGCGGTCCACGACTTCCGTGTTCTCGGGGAGCTGCTTGCCGAGGTTGTACGTCTGGTAGGGGCCGAGCCGGTTGTCGAAGACGACCCGCTCGGCGTCCGTCTCCCCGACGGCCGCCGCGAGTTCTTCGACCTTCCCCTCGCCGAGCTGGAGCGCCGGGTCGGCCGTGCGCGTCTGCGTCACCTCGCCGCCGACGTCGTAGCCCGCGGCGCGGACGAGGTCCCTGATTTCGGCGGTGTCGGCCGTGCCCTCGTCGACACGCTTGGCGACGATCGCCGTCTTCGTCGTTGTTCCGGTCACTTGTCACGTCGTAGGTGCCGAGGATACTTAAGCCCCGGGCGCACCCGCGATGGCGTCAGCGTGTCTGACAAAAGAGACTTACCGGTCGCTCGCGGATGAGCGACCATGCCGGACCTCAATCTCACGTCGCTCGGCCTGGAGTTCGGGGGTGGCGCCGGCATCGGCGCCATCATCGGCTTCGCGGCGAAGAAAGTCGCGAAGCTCATCGCGGTCATCGTCGGCCTCGAACTCGCGCTGTTCAAGTTCCTCGAATCCCGGGGCATCCTCACCGTCGACTGGGACCGCCTCACCGGCGGAATGCTCGACATCACGCAGGCCGCCAACGGCGCCGCCCCGCCATCCTGGATGAACACCATCCTCTCGACGCTGTCGGTCAGCGCCGGCTTCACGGGCGGTTTCCTCGTCGGCTTCAAGAAGGGGTAGCGGAGGAACTGCCGGTCGTCGCGTCGAAGCTCAGCGCGTGTCGAGTTCGCCTTTCTCCTTGACGATTGTCGTCTCGCCTTCGCCCTCCGAGACCTCGTTGACGAGGTCGTAGAAGTCGTTCTGCATTCCCGCGGGGAACGTCAGCACGCCAACCCACGAGCCGTCGGCCTGCCACTCCTCGCGGTCGAGCTCGCCGAACTCCCGGATCTTCGCCTGCCCGCTGCCCGCGTAGTCCGGCGGCAGGTTCACTGCGACCGTGACCTCCTCGAAGCGAATCGGAATAACGGGCCGCAGCGCGTCGAGCGCGTCGTCGACCTGGCTCTCGACGGGCTCCATCGGGTCGACGGTGAACCCGGCTTCTTCGAGCGCGGTCTCGATGCGCTCGGGCGGATGCGGCGCGTTGTCCATCTGCGGGTTCACCGCGTTTCGCGTGATGATGTTGACGAGCTTGCGGCGCTTCTGCTCCTGCATCTCCGCGCGCTGCTCGGCGGTAATCTGAATCTCCCCGCGCTCGATGACGTCGGGGATAATCTCCATCGGTTCGGTCGTCCCGAACACTTCCTCCAAATCCTCTTCGGCGGGACGGTCCCCGCGGGAGGCGTTCTCGAAGACGTCGCGGGCCGCGATGACGTTCTCGAGTTCGCCCTCGAACTCGCCGCGCTTCATCGCGAGTGCGGCGTCCGGGTCAACGAGCACTTCGAATCGTTCCCCGTGTGTTTCGAGGCGCGCGGTCACCGCCTCGTCGAGTGATATCATGCGTGTGACTTCGGCGGGTGTACTTAAAAGAGCTTTTCCCACCAGGACGACGCGGCTACTCCTCGGTGGAGTCGCCGTCCGTGACGTCACCGTCAGCGCCCTCGGTACTGTCATCGTCACCCTCCGCTCTCACCGCCGAGCAGGTCGTGTTCCACGAGGTACTCCCGGATTTCGTCGTCCGACAGCTCGATGAACGCCCCGGTCTCCGCGTCGATGGTCGCGACGCCGACGCCCTCCGGCTGCAGGGACTCCCGAATCTCGCCAAGCGCGCGGAGCGCGAGTTCGACGCCCTCGTCGAGGGGGAGCGACTCGTCGTAGTGGTCTTCGAGGTAGCCCTGCACTGTCGAGCGGTCCTCGCCGATGGCGATGGCCTTCCACTCGTACGGCGTCCCCGACGGGTCCGTCTCGAAGAGACGGGGCTCGCCGTCCGTGACGCCGCCAACGAGCAGGGCGACGCCGAACGGGCGCGCGCCGCCGACCTGCGTGTACTGCTGGATGTGGTCGGTGACGTCCTTCGTCAGCATCTCCACGCCGATGGGCTGGTCGTAGCGCACGCGCTCGACCTGCGCGTCGCGGCGCGCGAAGTCGACGAGTTGGCGGGCGTCGGCGACGTGGCCGGCGCTCGCGATGCCGACGTGATTGTCGGCCTTGTGGATTTTCTCGACGGACGCCTCCTCCATCAGCGGCGAACTGATGCGCTTGTCCACGAGGAGGACGACGCCGCCGTCCGTTCGGACGCCGATGCTGGGCGTCCCTCGCTTGACGGCCTCTCGGGCGTACTCCACCTGATAGAGGCGGCCGTCCGGCGAGAAGATGGTGATACCGCGGTCGTAAGCCTGCTGTTGGTTCTGTCCTTGCATGGTTAGCAGTCGGGGTCCGTCGCGCCCACGTACCCGTCCTCGGAGTCGACGTCGACGAGGTCGCCCCGGCGGACCGCCGGGCGGGTATCGCCCGCAAACGCGACGCTGGCTTCGGCTGCGGATTCACTCGGCCGTCCTAAATACTTTTCTTCAGCGGCCCGTATCGTGCCGGAGACGCCGCGTACCGCCACCCTGACGGGGTCGTCGCGAACGTCGTCGACGCACGCCAGCGCCGCCCGCCCGCGCTCGACTTCGCCGTGGCGCACGCGCACCAGCGCCTCCCCGCTACCATCCTCGAAGGCGAACTGCAGCACGCGCAGGTCGGCGTCAGCGCTCCCTGTATCCCCGTAGAGATTCTGCGCGGCGAACCAGACGCTGCGCTGGAAGTCCCCCTGCGAGACGTCCGCGTCGGGCCACGCCTCCAGCTCGACGGCGAGGTAACGCCACCGCGGCCGGAGATGCTTCGGGAGGTGTTTCACGGGCGTTCGGCGACGAGCACGCCGACCTGCTCGTGAACCATCTCGACGGCCGTGATTGCGTACCCTTCGTCCGTGAACGCGTCCACGAGCACGCCGACTGTCGCCGGGTCGTCGACCTCGGGGCTGTAGAACGGCCCCTCGGGGTTCGGTGCTCGCGGCTCCTCGCCGCTCGCTTCCGGGGCGCGTAGCGCCCCGCCCCCGAAGAACATCAGGTCCCCGAGCACGATTCGCCGCGGGCCGAGGCCGGTAATGACCGAGATGGCTTCGCGCTTCTCCTCGTCGCTGAGGTGGTGCATCGCGAAATTCGAGGTCACGATGTCGACCTCGCCGTCGTAGTTCGGCTCGCGGAACTGCCCCTGTCCGAATTCGACGTTGTCGAGGCCGCGCTCGTCGGCCTTCCGTCGCGCCTCGTCCATCATTCCCTCGCTGATGTCGCGGCCGACGACGCGGCCCGCCTCCTCGGCCAGCCCGAGCGCGATGGCACCCGTCCCACAGCCCAAGTCGAGAACAGTGTCGTCGCTGTCCGGGTTCGCGTGTTCGAGGACGAGCGCGACGCATTCGTTGTACTCCGCGGACTTCTCCTCGTCGTAGTCGGCCGCGAGGTCGTCGAAGCGCGCGGCGTGCTCCTCAACTGTCTTCTTCATACCTGCCGCGTTCGACTCCCTTCGTGATGAACTCCTCGGACATCCGGTGGCGGTTTCGCTGTGCGAGTTCGCCCCACGCTTCCAGTCCCGCCCGAATCCGGTCGCGATCGAACCCGACCGCCTCGCCGACCGCGAGCAGTTCGCGGGGTGCGCGCAGGTGGAGGTGGGACTCGGGGTCGACGCTGACGACGTACGGCGCGTCGTAGTGGTCGACGAGTTCGCGGAGCTTCCGCAGGCCGCGCAGCGCCTGCACGCGCTCCCCGCCGCTCGCGCGCAGCACCCG encodes the following:
- a CDS encoding UPF0058 family protein codes for the protein MKKQELIHLHGLLAEVGNYYEECKSDEISLDEYEDLGVRPTSIHKSKTDHKAAVFALAGGITSAMDEPEEQEAVPAQAD
- a CDS encoding DUF555 domain-containing protein encodes the protein MDCRVVVEAAIPVYDVETPDDAVRIAIAKTGELLNPDLNYVEISMGERTCPHCGDELDPAFVAADESLVALELEMSVFNVERNEHASRIARKEIGQRLENIPLEVLTVEEEGSEEGESGESEGGADGA
- a CDS encoding Rpp14/Pop5 family protein; amino-acid sequence: MKHLPKHLRPRWRYLAVELEAWPDADVSQGDFQRSVWFAAQNLYGDTGSADADLRVLQFAFEDGSGEALVRVRHGEVERGRAALACVDDVRDDPVRVAVRGVSGTIRAAEEKYLGRPSESAAEASVAFAGDTRPAVRRGDLVDVDSEDGYVGATDPDC
- a CDS encoding class I SAM-dependent methyltransferase, producing the protein MKKTVEEHAARFDDLAADYDEEKSAEYNECVALVLEHANPDSDDTVLDLGCGTGAIALGLAEEAGRVVGRDISEGMMDEARRKADERGLDNVEFGQGQFREPNYDGEVDIVTSNFAMHHLSDEEKREAISVITGLGPRRIVLGDLMFFGGGALRAPEASGEEPRAPNPEGPFYSPEVDDPATVGVLVDAFTDEGYAITAVEMVHEQVGVLVAERP
- the moaC gene encoding cyclic pyranopterin monophosphate synthase MoaC, which gives rise to MSDREADGTEASERGSGESATREADAPEDELTHTTAEGDVQMVDVGDKPDTARRAVARGEIQLSASTVEAIRGDEIGKGDVLATARVGAVQAVKHTWETIPMCHQIPITNVETDFDVREDGVVLEVAVETTGKTGCEMEALEGVTTGLNVVWDMVKAAEKDDDGQYPGTAIEGVEVVRKEKRKLD
- a CDS encoding NAD(P)H-hydrate epimerase, giving the protein MITSERMAAVDRNAAAVGVPRKQLMESSGNAVARAVRETAAAGASVAVVAGRGNNGGDAFVAARFLSEYDVTVHLLGRPETITTDISRENWDALQQAELPTEVVNDSKTLALGDPDVVVDAVLGTGVSGAPREPEASAIEAVNAADAPVVAVDVPSGMDADTGETPGVAVDADCVVTFHDVKPALADREDVTVADIGIPEAAELFVGPGDLQQLERDPHAHKGDFGRVLVVGGGPYTGAPALSAQAALRAGADLAYLAVPDSIAETVQGYSENLIVDSYVGTRLLPEHVDEILDRAADVDVVVLGPGLGDSDDTLAAVRKFLAAYDDRAVVDADALQAVPEVETDADLVCTPHQGELEKMGGPGAADREDAAESASGDSGAASSEEDWRERATDGQGVAERRAGSDATRERADAVEDFAADLGQTLLVKGAYDVVSDGETTRVNRTGNPGMTVGGTGDVLAGATAAMFSTLDPVPAASIGAYANGDAGDQVVDEHDYGLLATDLLDALPAALWGGRDE
- a CDS encoding acylphosphatase — protein: MSERTRARVLVSGKVQGVYFRANTREQARERGVDGWVRNLRDGRVEAVFEGPDETVEAMVEWCHEGSPAARVDDVEAEYDDPEGVDGFEIRR
- the psmA gene encoding archaeal proteasome endopeptidase complex subunit alpha, translating into MQGQNQQQAYDRGITIFSPDGRLYQVEYAREAVKRGTPSIGVRTDGGVVLLVDKRISSPLMEEASVEKIHKADNHVGIASAGHVADARQLVDFARRDAQVERVRYDQPIGVEMLTKDVTDHIQQYTQVGGARPFGVALLVGGVTDGEPRLFETDPSGTPYEWKAIAIGEDRSTVQGYLEDHYDESLPLDEGVELALRALGEIRESLQPEGVGVATIDAETGAFIELSDDEIREYLVEHDLLGGESGG
- a CDS encoding DNA-3-methyladenine glycosylase family protein — translated: MERGAIPTDEIAGAVDVQATLESGQTYLWWRPDGTTYETDGASGGSAWYRTVVDGDVVEVRQTDTAIEWQSTTDADPLVRELLGLNDDLHEIRAAATDDDLTTAAWDAYDGLRIVRDPFFGCLISFICSAQMRVERIFAMQESLREHYGEPIDYDGETVHAFPDPEALAAATEEDLRELKLGYRAPYVQRTAEMVATGDLTQRDVQGRAYELARERLTEFVGVGDKVADCVLLFSLGYLEAVPLDTWIRSAIEEHYPDCDRGNYADTSCEIREQLGPYAGYTQTYLFHYLRSGGDE
- the hflX gene encoding GTPase HflX; amino-acid sequence: MTGTTTKTAIVAKRVDEGTADTAEIRDLVRAAGYDVGGEVTQTRTADPALQLGEGKVEELAAAVGETDAERVVFDNRLGPYQTYNLGKQLPENTEVVDRFRLILDIFGQRAHTRKAQLQVELAELRYELPRAEAKTSLAKRDERPGFMGLGEYDESREQDIKAQISRIRDELASIEKTEQQRRETRRESGFELVALAGYTNAGKSTLLRRLADDLDVDENEDLHPDLDTTAESQNQLFTTLGTTTRRLDMDRRDVLLTDTVGFISDLPHWLVESFKSTLESVYQADLVLLVVDASESIDEIREKLVTSHDTLYERNEAPIVTVFNKVDKVDDDELAEKQEALSALAPNPIAVSGRDGINVDALRARIDAELPPRERETLVLPMTDETMSVVSWVHDHAHVRDVDYGDEQVVVDFEALPTVVEKSRAKASELVAQA
- a CDS encoding ribosome assembly factor SBDS — translated: MISLDEAVTARLETHGERFEVLVDPDAALAMKRGEFEGELENVIAARDVFENASRGDRPAEEDLEEVFGTTEPMEIIPDVIERGEIQITAEQRAEMQEQKRRKLVNIITRNAVNPQMDNAPHPPERIETALEEAGFTVDPMEPVESQVDDALDALRPVIPIRFEEVTVAVNLPPDYAGSGQAKIREFGELDREEWQADGSWVGVLTFPAGMQNDFYDLVNEVSEGEGETTIVKEKGELDTR
- a CDS encoding translation initiation factor IF-2 subunit beta — its product is MDYEEQLDRAMQEKPDVAGSESRFEVPEPNVREEGNVTVYENFQDTLDRLGREQDHVLKFIQNELGTSAQIDENGRARFTGGFRQRRVEDVLDEYVDTYVTCPECGLPDTNLEIEDDTERLHCEACGARSVV
- a CDS encoding FUN14 domain-containing protein, with the translated sequence MPDLNLTSLGLEFGGGAGIGAIIGFAAKKVAKLIAVIVGLELALFKFLESRGILTVDWDRLTGGMLDITQAANGAAPPSWMNTILSTLSVSAGFTGGFLVGFKKG